The Stenotrophomonas sp. ZAC14D1_NAIMI4_1 DNA segment GCGCGTCCAACCACGGAAACATAAAAAAAAGATCAAGAGCGGGTCGCTCGCTGCGCTCGCTCTGTGTCGACCAAGGTCGACACCTACCAGTAGATCCACGCCATGCGTGGATGATTCATTCGATACCTGACAGATGTGCCGACCAACGGTCGGCACCCACCAACAGCCACCGTTGCCAGTAGATCCACGCCATGCGTGGATGATTCACTCGATACCTGACAGATGTGCCGACCAACGGTCGGCACCCACCAACAGCCACCGTTGCCAGTAGATCCACGCCATGCGTGGATGATTCATTCGATATCTGACAGATGTGCCGACCAACGGTCGGCACCCACCAACAGCCACCGTTGCCAGTAGATCCACGCCATGCGTGGATGATTCACTCGATATCTGACAGATGTGCCGACCAACGGTCGGCACCCACCAACCGCCGCGCGTGCCAGTAGATCCACGCCATGCGTGGATGATTCATTCGATACCTGACAGATGTGCCGATCAACGGTCGGCACCCACCAACGGCGACCGGCCAACTGTCAGAGGCGGGGCGGTGTGGGTGGGCACCATGGATGGCGCCATCGAGCCCCCATGGATGGGTTTACGGCGTGTCCTGACCACCCACACCGCCCCGCCATCCCACGGATAGCCCGCTTTTGCTGTTGAGGTTGCCGGCCAGCGGCCGGCACTACCGCAGGTGCAGGGCTGCAAGCCCTGCAAACAAACCCTCAACCCGCCATCACCGCTTCAATCTCGTCGGCACTACGCGCCAATCCTTCGGTCAGCACGCGATGGCCGTCATCGGTAATCAGCACGTCGTCCTCGGTGCGGATGCCGATACCGCGCCAGCGCGGCTCCACCGTCGTGTCGTCGGCGCCGACGTACAGCCCCGGCTCGATGGTGAACGCCATGCCCGGCTCCAGCAGGCGCGAATCGCCGGCCAGGCGGTAGTCGCCCACGTCATGCACGTCCAGCCCGATCCAATGCCCGGTCTTGTGCCGGTAGAACCGCTGGTACAGGCCCTCGGACAGGTTTTTCTCCAGCGTGCCCTTCAGCAGGCCCAGCCGCAGCAGGCCCTCGGTCAGGGTCTGCACCGCCGCCAGGTGGCCGGTCTCGTAGGCCACGCCCGGCTTGGCCTGGGCCAGCGCCGCCGCCTGTGCTTCACCCACCAGATCGTGCAGCGCGCGCTGCTCGGCACTGAAACGACCGTTCACCGGGAACGTCCGGGTGATGTCGCTGGCGTAGCCGCGGTACTCGGCACCGGCATCGATCAGCACCAGCTCGCCATCGCGCGACCGAGCGTTGTTGTCGCGGTAATGCAGGATGCAGCCGTTGCGGCCAGCGCCCACGATGCTGCAGTAGGCCGGCACGGCGTCGTTGGCGCGGAACACGCGCTCCAGTTCGGCCTGCAGTTCGTACTCGTGGATGCCCGCCTTCGCCGCGCGCATTGCTGCCAGGTGCGCACGCACGCTGATCTGCGCCGCGTGGTGCATCAGCGCCACCTCCGCACCGGATTTGAACAGGCGCTGTTCGTGCAGCAGGTGGCCCAGTTCCAGGAACTCATGCGGCGGTTGCGCACCGTGGCGCACCTGCGAACGCACGCGGTTGACCCAGCCGATCAGCTTCAGGTCGAAGTCCGCATCGCGGCCGAAGTGGTAATAGACACGCGACCGCCCTTCCAGCAGGCCCGGCAGGATGTCGTCCAGGTCGTCGATCGGGTAGGCATCGTCCATGCCGTACTGCGCCACCGCGCCTTCCTGGCCGGCGCGACCGCCGTCCCAGGCCTCGCGTTCGGCATCGCGCTCGCGGCAGAACAGGATCACCTCGCCGTGGCGACGGCCGGGAATCAGCACCAGCACCGCTTCCGGCTCGGGGAAGCCGCTGAGGTACTGGAAATCCGAATCCTGGCGGTACGGGTAATGCGTATCCAGGCTGCGCACCTTCTCCGATGCGGCCGGCAGCACCAGGATCGCGTCATCGCCGGCCATGTCCATCAACTGGCGGCGGCGACGCTTGTACTCGCCGGCCGCGATGCCGGTGCGCTGCTTGATGTCCATCAGTTCAGGCGCTGGCGGTGGCGCGCGGCCAGCACCACGTCACCGTGCAGCAGCAGCACCGCCACGCGGATGAACTCCTCGATCTCGGACAGGGCTTCGTCGTCGTCCTCGCCACCGGCCTCGAAATCCTCGCTGGAGGCACGGGCCAGGCTGGCCATGTCGGTCAGCGCTTCCTCGCCCTCTTCGGACAGGGTCGGGCGGCGGCCGCCGCTACCCAGGCCGAAGCCACCGAGGAAGCTGCGGGTCCAGGCAAACATCGCGTCGGCCTGCGCGGCCACGTCGTCGTTGTCGGTCAGCAGCAGCTCGAAGGCGAAGTCGCGGTCTTCCAGCTGCTTGATGGTGGCCTCCAGCAGCTGCGCCAGCGCACTGCCGTCAGCCACCGGGGCCAGGTTGTCGTCGGCCAGCACGCGTGCCGGCCAGTCATTGCCGGGGGCGCCGCCGGCCGCCAGCCAGCCGCACAGGCCGCCATGCAGCTCGGCAGCGGTGGCGCCCAGGCCCAGTTCCTGGCTGGCGCGGGAAACGTCGTCGACGGAGGGAAGTTCGGTCATCGTGCGGCTCGTTCGTAAGGGAAACCCGGGGCGCGCACGCGCGCGCCCGTGAGCCCGCTAGTGTAGCAACCCAACCGGCTCCTCCTCGTGGCGGCCCGGCCCTGCTGCGGCAACGCTTGACCGCCCTTGCCCGGCTTGCCTATCGTGCGGCATGGAACCCGCCGATCCCCTTGCCCAGTTGCAGGCCTTCGCCGCCCGCGTGGAAGCGTTGCTCGAACGCAACCAGCGCCTGGCCGAGGAGAACCGCAGCCTGCGCCACCAGCAGGAACAGCTGGTGGCCGAGCGCTCGACGCTGCTGGCCAAGAACGAGCAGGCACGCTCGCGGGTGGAAGCGATGATCAGCCGGCTCAAATCCCTGGAGCAGCACACATGAGCGCCGAACCGGTCAGTGTCCGCATCCTCGATCGTGAATACACGGTGGGCGTGGGTGGCGATGAACGCGACAGCCTGATGGCCGCCGCGCGCCTGCTCGATGCGCGCATGCGCGAGATCCGCGGCAGCAACCGCATGGCCGCGGTCGACCGGGTGGCGGTGCTGGCCGCGCTCAACCTGGCCCACGAGCTGCAGCAGCTGCGGGATGAGAATGCCCGCCAGGCCGTGGCCCTGCAGCAGACCCTGGCCGATCTGAACCGGCGCCTGGACCGGGCGATCGACAGCAGCACGTGAGAAGGGTGTGCGTCGCGCCTTTTCATAACTGAATTGGCACGTACTGTTGCCGACGAACGGCCTATCCAGATCGCGCGTGCTGGCTATAATGGCCACGCGTTCTCTGCGGTACTCGACGGCATGTGCAAACATTCGCCTTGTCCCTTAAGAACGACACCGGGAGCGCGACAGCGCCGGGAGTGCAGGTCCGCCTTGTAGCGGGAAGCCCGATGGTTCTCCAGCGTTCCCACTTGAGCCCCCGGGTTCAAGGTCGTTTCGCATGCATCGACATTGCGGAGAATGCAATATTCCAGCAAGGGCGGCGTCTTCGGGCGTCGCCCTTGTTCTTTACGGCACAATGGCGGCTGTTTCCCGCCGCACGCTGCCATGACCGACCCGCGCCAGGCCCTGCGCCACGACCTGCGGCAACGCCGCCGCGATCTTTCCGCGCCCGCGCGCATCGCCGCCGCCGAATCGCTGGCCTATGCCCTGCTTGCCCTGCCCTTCGCCCCGCGCACCGGCCCGGTGGCCGGCTACTGGGCGCTGGATGGCGAGATCGCCCTGCACCGCTGGCAACTGCAGTTGCCCGAAGGCCTCACCTACTGCCTGCCGGTGCTGGCCGGCGAGGTGCTGCGCTTCGCGCCGTGGCGCCCCGGCCAACCGCTGACCAGCAACCGTTACGGCATCCCCGAACCCGACGTGGCGCTGGCAGACACCCTGGAACCGGCGCAGATGGCGCTGGTGGTGACCCCGCTGGTGGGCTTCGACCACCAGTGCCGGCGGCTGGGCATGGGGGGCGGCTGGTATGATCGCAGCTTCGCCTTCCGCCACGACCGGCCGGCGCCGCCCTGGCTGGTCGGTGCTGCGTTCGCGGTGCAGCAGGTCGAGTCCTTGCCGGTGGCGTCGTGGGACGTGCCGGTGGATGCGATCTGCACCGAAGACGGCACCCTGTTCCCCTCCGCTGCCCCCGTGAACGCATGACCGCCCGCAAGCGCTATTGGCTGATGAAGTCCGAACCGGACGCTTTTTCCATCGATGACCTGGCCAAGGTGAAGGTCGAGCCCTGGAACGGGGTGCGCAACTACCAGGCGCGCAACTTCATGCGCGATGGCATGCAGGTCGGCGACGGCATCCTGTTCTACCACTCCAATACCAAGGTGCCGGGCATCGTCGGCCTGGCCACGGTGGCCAGCGCGGCCTACCCGGACGACACCCAGTTCGACCCGGCATCCGATTACCACGACCCCAAGAGCACGCGCGAGAATCCGCGCTGGATGCTGGTGGACGTGGGTTTCGAGCGCAAGCTGAAGCAGGTGATTGCGCTGGACGAGATCAAGCTGCACGCCGACGAACTCGGCGAGGGCTTCCCGCTGGTTGCCAAGGGCAACCGCCTGTCGGTGTTCCCGGTAACGGCCGCGCAGTGGAAGCTGCTGCTGTCGCTCGAAAAAAAATCCTGATTCCCTGCCTGAGAGTCCTCCCATGTCCGAAGCCAAGCGCCTGGCCGCCGAGAAAGCCAT contains these protein-coding regions:
- a CDS encoding aminopeptidase P N-terminal domain-containing protein; the protein is MKQRTGIAAGEYKRRRRQLMDMAGDDAILVLPAASEKVRSLDTHYPYRQDSDFQYLSGFPEPEAVLVLIPGRRHGEVILFCRERDAEREAWDGGRAGQEGAVAQYGMDDAYPIDDLDDILPGLLEGRSRVYYHFGRDADFDLKLIGWVNRVRSQVRHGAQPPHEFLELGHLLHEQRLFKSGAEVALMHHAAQISVRAHLAAMRAAKAGIHEYELQAELERVFRANDAVPAYCSIVGAGRNGCILHYRDNNARSRDGELVLIDAGAEYRGYASDITRTFPVNGRFSAEQRALHDLVGEAQAAALAQAKPGVAYETGHLAAVQTLTEGLLRLGLLKGTLEKNLSEGLYQRFYRHKTGHWIGLDVHDVGDYRLAGDSRLLEPGMAFTIEPGLYVGADDTTVEPRWRGIGIRTEDDVLITDDGHRVLTEGLARSADEIEAVMAG
- a CDS encoding UPF0149 family protein produces the protein MTELPSVDDVSRASQELGLGATAAELHGGLCGWLAAGGAPGNDWPARVLADDNLAPVADGSALAQLLEATIKQLEDRDFAFELLLTDNDDVAAQADAMFAWTRSFLGGFGLGSGGRRPTLSEEGEEALTDMASLARASSEDFEAGGEDDDEALSEIEEFIRVAVLLLHGDVVLAARHRQRLN
- a CDS encoding TIGR02449 family protein, which produces MEPADPLAQLQAFAARVEALLERNQRLAEENRSLRHQQEQLVAERSTLLAKNEQARSRVEAMISRLKSLEQHT
- a CDS encoding cell division protein ZapA, producing MSAEPVSVRILDREYTVGVGGDERDSLMAAARLLDARMREIRGSNRMAAVDRVAVLAALNLAHELQQLRDENARQAVALQQTLADLNRRLDRAIDSST
- a CDS encoding 5-formyltetrahydrofolate cyclo-ligase — encoded protein: MTDPRQALRHDLRQRRRDLSAPARIAAAESLAYALLALPFAPRTGPVAGYWALDGEIALHRWQLQLPEGLTYCLPVLAGEVLRFAPWRPGQPLTSNRYGIPEPDVALADTLEPAQMALVVTPLVGFDHQCRRLGMGGGWYDRSFAFRHDRPAPPWLVGAAFAVQQVESLPVASWDVPVDAICTEDGTLFPSAAPVNA
- a CDS encoding EVE domain-containing protein, producing MTARKRYWLMKSEPDAFSIDDLAKVKVEPWNGVRNYQARNFMRDGMQVGDGILFYHSNTKVPGIVGLATVASAAYPDDTQFDPASDYHDPKSTRENPRWMLVDVGFERKLKQVIALDEIKLHADELGEGFPLVAKGNRLSVFPVTAAQWKLLLSLEKKS